The following are encoded in a window of Poecile atricapillus isolate bPoeAtr1 chromosome 36 unlocalized genomic scaffold, bPoeAtr1.hap1 SUPER_36_unloc_4, whole genome shotgun sequence genomic DNA:
- the MEPCE gene encoding 7SK snRNA methylphosphate capping enzyme — MRGGGAAQRAGAGRAAMAAAPEAFLVPPPPPPPPAAAAPPPGPPDPPEPPRPRNGLRAAGGGGGKRRSSCGTKQPPWKRRRRAASECGPVLPSEFLLGGNIFDPLNLNSLLDEEVSRALNARTPQSSPLPQRGRDPVEILVPRDITDPLSLNAPGEGLRLASPAKSARRRHRHRGQQRGSAANAANATGGSGPGEEPARPAEPSAASTAPPCPAALPAPGRHRKRRRTCSKSEGPRPPPPPAAEKPKPPGKAAQRPRHQVRKFQYGNYCKYYGYRNPDVEDARLRVLRPEWFAGKEVLDVGCNVGHLTLSIAKRWAPARVVGLDIDGRLIRSARQNIRHYLSEGLGADGDAAGGARKGFPAALLASRGPIAAPQLPPDGPGAADFPHNVVFVTGNYVPEREEAVGAQRPEFDVLLLLSLTKWVQLNWGDEGLKRLFRRAFRHLRPGGILLLEPQPWESYRKRKGLTETTYRNYQRIRLRPEQFPAYLTSPEVGFERCELLGTPQHSSKGFQRPIYLFHKGRGDAP, encoded by the exons ATgcgcgggggcggcgcggcgcaGCGCGCAGGCGCGGGCCGGGCCGCCATGGCGGCGGCGCCTGAGGCCTTCCtggtgccgccgccgccgccgcctcctcccgccgccgccgcgccacccccgggaccccctgacCCGCCCGAGCCGCCGCGTCCCCGCAATGGCCTCCGCgccgcgggcggcggcggcgggaagCGGCGCAGCAGCTGCGGAACGAAGCAGCCGCCGTGGAAACGGCGGCGCCGCGCGGCCTCGGAGTGCGGCCCGGTGCTGCCGTCCGAGTTCCTGCTCGGCGGGAACATCTTCGACCCGCTCAACCTCAACAGCCTCCTGGACGAGGAGGTGAGCCGGGCGCTGAACGCGCGCACCCCGCAGTCCtcgccgctcccgcagcgcgGCCGCGACCCCGTGGAGATCCTGGTGCCGCGGGACATCACGGACCCGCTGAGCCTGAACGCGCCGGGCGAGGGGCTGCGCCTGGCGTCCCCGGCCAAGAGCGCCCGCCGCCGGCACCGCCACCGCGGCCAGCAGCGGGGCAGCGCCGCCAACGCCGCCAACGCCACCGGCGGCAGCGGGCCCGGTGAGgagcccgcccgccccgccgaaCCCTCCGCCGCCTCCACCGCCCCGCCGTGCCCCGCCGCCCTCCCCGCCCCCGGCCGCCACCGCAAGCGCCGACGGACTTGCAGCAAATCCGAGGGGCCTcgcccgccgccccctcccgctGCCGAGAAGCCGAAGCCCCCCGGGAAAGCGGCGCAGCGGCCGCGGCACCAGGTGCGCAAGTTCCAGTACGGGAATTACTGCAAATACTACGGGTACCGCAACCCGGACGTGGAGGACGCGCGGCTGCGGGTGCTGCGGCCCGAGTGGTTCGCGGGGAAGGAGGTGCTGGACGTGGGGTGCAACGTGGGGCACCTCACGCTGAGCATCGCCAAGCGCTGGGCGCCCGCCAGGGTCGTGGGGCTGGACATTGACGGGCGGCTGATCCGCTCGGCCCGGCAGAACATCCGCCACTACCTGTccgaggggctgggggcggACGGCGACGCCGCGGGGGGGGCCAGGAAGGGCTTCCCCGCCGCGCTCTTGGCCAGCCGGGGCCCCATCGCTGCCCCGCAGCTCCCGCCCGACGGGCCCGGGGCCGCCGATTTCCCGCACAACGTCGTGTTCGTCACG GGGAACTACGTCCCGGAGCGCGAGGAGGCCGTGGGGGCCCAGCGCCCCGAGTTCGacgtgctgctgctgctgtccctcacCAAGTGGGTGCAGCTCAACTGGGGCGATGAGGGGCTCAAGCGGCTCTTCCGGAGGGCGTTCCGGCACCTGCGGCCCGGCGggatcctgctgctggagccgcAGCCCTGGGAGTCCTACCGCAAACGCAAGGGGCTCACG GAGACGACGTACCGGAACTACCAGCGGATCCGGCTGCGGCCGGAGCAGTTCCCGGCATACCTGACGTCCCCCGAGGTGGGGTTCGAGCGCTGCGAgctcctggggaccccccagcacagctccaaag gcTTCCAGCGGCCAATTTATCTCTTCCACAAGGGACGAGGTGAcgccccctga
- the POP7 gene encoding ribonuclease P protein subunit p20, which yields MWAVPGGRVSVRGGATEGAWPGSGGGAGRARMSSGRPAAPSPPPGGLPGPPPPRRRRRGPAPGPPLPAGGNDVFVTSRSDFRAQLRRCQRLLAPGGAPGAAPAPAPPGELRLHGLGLAVPRTINLALQLQAGAGGALRLHASTSSVPLRAPRHRRPAAPDGHESGDGDGEDGDPPRHNSAIHIRLCREAPCA from the exons ATGTGGGCGGTGCCCGGTGGGCGTGTCTCCGTGAGGGGCGGGGCCActgagggggcgtggcctggaagcggcggcggcgcgggacGCGCGAG AATGTCCTCGGGCCGCCCCGCAGCTCCGTCCCCGCCGCCGGGGGGGCTCCCCGGGCCgccccccccccgccgccgccgccggggcccggccccgggcccgcccctCCCCGCCGGCGGCAATGACGTGTTCGTGACGTCACGCTCGGATTTCCGGGCGCAGCTGCGGCGctgccagcggctgctggcGCCGGGCGGGgctcccggggccgctcccgctcccgctccgCCCGGGGAGCTGCGGCTGCACGGGCTGGGCCTGGCCGTGCCCCGCACCATCAACCTGGCGCTGCAGCTGCAggcgggcgcggggggggcCCTGCGGCTCCACGCCAGCACCTCCTCCGTGCCGCTCCGCGCCCCCCGCCACCGCCGCCCCGCGGCCCCCGACGGACACGAGTCCGGGGACGGCGACGGCGAGGACGGGGATCCCCCCCGCCACAACTCGGCCATTCACATCCGCCTCTGCAGGGAAGCGCCCTGTGCCtga
- the PPP1R35 gene encoding protein phosphatase 1 regulatory subunit 35, whose product MRPRAVPPPPPPPPGGILRRGGRGGGTRQVRFAPSPAIRDEETEDEDGGIPAPSLATPTLHSSRGGPGGASPEPFDAPGAAAALLGSSFAARSALGGAAAAAMNVPQTQRLFCGLVSLAVPPPPGPRRGVPAPPAPTPQVPGPQLRVLAGGAGGAMGWPWLPPHSTPEPPRARPRPPGAAFAMYQKLQQWGGY is encoded by the exons ATGAGGCCGCGCGCggtcccgccgccgccgccgccgccgcccgggggGATCCTGAGGCGGGGGGGACGCGGGGGCGGCACCCGGCAG GTGCGTTTCGCGCCCAGCCCCGCGATCCGGGATGAGGAAACGGAGGATGAAGATGGGGGCATCCCCGCCCCGTCCCTGGCGACCCCCACCCTGCACAGCAGCCGGGGGGGCCCTGGCGGGGCCTCTCCCGAGCCGTTCGACGCCCCCGGGGCCGCGGCCGCGCTCCTGGGCAGCTCCTTCGCCGCCCGCAGCGCGCTgggcggggcggcggccgcAG CCATGAACGTCCCCCAAACCCAGCGGCTCTTCTGCGGGCTCGTCAGCCTGGCCGTGCCGCCCCCGCCGGGGCCGCGGAGGGGGGTCCCGGCCCCTCCCGCGCCCACCCCGCAG GTGCCGGGGCCGCAGCTGAGGGTGCTGGCAGGCGGTGCTGGCGGGGCCATGGGCTGGCCCTGGCTCCCCCCTCACAgcacccctgagcccccccggGCCCGCCCGCGCCCCCCCGGAGCCGCCTTTGCCATGTACcagaagctgcagcagtggGGGGGTTACTGA
- the ACTL6B gene encoding actin-like protein 6B, protein MGARAARRALIGRGRGPAPPAGAVPVLNAAMSGGVYGGDEVGALVFDIGSFSVRAGYAGEDCPKADFPTTVGLLSPDEVSLELDGDKDKKGGKVYYIDTNALHVAREGVEVLSPLKNGMIEDWECFQAILDHTYGKHVKSEPGLHPVLMSEAPWNTRAKREKLTELMFEHYNIPAFFLCKTAVLTAFANGRSTGLVLDSGATHTTAIPVHDGYILQQGIVKSPLAGDFISMQCRELFQELNIDIVPPYMIAAKEPVREGAPPSWKKKEKLPQVSKSWHNFTCNEVIQDFQASVLQVSDSPYDEQVAAQMPTVHYEMPNGYNTDYGAERLRIPEGLFDPSNVKGLSGNTMLGVGHVVTTSIGMCDIDIRPGLYGSVIVTGGNTLLQGFTDRLNRELAQKTPPSMRLKLIASNSTMERRFSPWIGGSILASLGTFQQMWISKQEYEEGGKQCVERKCP, encoded by the exons ATGGGCGCGCGCGCCGCACGGCGGGCCCTGATTGGCCGCGGgcgaggccccgcccccccggCCGGCGCTGTCCCGGTGCTGAACGCGGCCATGAGCGGCGGCGTCTACGGCGGCG ATGAGGTCGGGGCCCTGGTGTTCGACATCGGCTCCTTCTCGGTGCGGGCCGGCTATGCCGGCGAGGATTGTCCCAAG GCGGATTTCCCCACCACGGTGGGGCTGCTGTCCCCGGAcgaggtgtccctggagctggacGGGGACAAGGACAAGAAGGGGGGCAAGGTTTATTACATCGACACCAACGCCCTGCACGTGGCCCGCGAGGGCGTGGAGGTCCTGTCACCGCTCAAGAACGGCATGA TCGAGGACTGGGAGTGTTTTCAGGCCATCCTGGACCACACCTACGGCAAGCACGTCAAGTCGGAGCCGGGGCTGCACCCGGTGCTCATGTCCGAGGCGCCG TGGAACACCAGGGCCAAGCGGGAGAAGCTGACGGAGCTGATGTTCGAGCACTACAACATCCCGGCCTTCTTCCTCTGCAAGACGGCCGTGCTCACCGC CTTCGCCAACGGCCGCAGCACGGGGCTGGTGCTGGACTCGGGGGCCACCCACACCACGGCCATCCCCGTGCACGACGGGTACATCCTGCAGCAAG GCATCGTGAAGTCGCCCCTGGCCGGGGATTTCATCTCCATGCAGTGCCGGGAGCTGTTCCAGGAGCTCAACATCGACATCGTGCCCCCCTACATGATCGCTGCCAAG GAGCCGGTGAGGGAAGGGGCCCCCCCGAGctggaagaagaaggagaagctgcCCCAGGTGTCCAAGTCCTGGCACAACTTCACCTGCAAT GAGGTGATCCAGGACTTCCAGGCCTCAGTGCTGCAGGTCTCGGACTCTCCCTATGACGAGCA GGTGGCAGCGCAGATGCCGACGGTTCACTACGAGATGCCCAACGGGTACAACACTGACTACGGGGCCGAGCGGCTCCGCATCCCTGAGGGGCTCTTTGACCCCTCCAACGTCAAG GGTCTCTCGGGGAACACCATGCTGGGCGTGGGACACGTGGTCACCACCAGCATCGGGATGTGTGACATCGACATCCGGCCG GGTCTCTACGGCAGCGTCATTGTCACCGGGGGGAACACGCTGCTGCAGGGCTTCACCGACCGCCTGAACCGGGAGCTGGCCCAGAAAACTCCCCCT AGCATGCGGCTGAAGCTCATCGCCAGCAACAGCACCATGGAGCGGCGCTTCAGCCCCTGGATCGGGGGCTCCATCCTGGCCTCGCTC GGCACCTTCCAGCAGATGTGGATCTCCAAGCAGGAGTACGAGGAGGGCGGGAAGCAGTGCGTGGAGCGCAAGTGCCCCTGA
- the EPO gene encoding erythropoietin, producing the protein MGAAGLCALLLLLLGVPGRPQPPPEGPPSLCDPRVIERFILEARDAERGAAGCGPHCDLPEPVAVPDPGVNFNLWQSLDAGSRAQEVAAGQAALAAAVLRARELLRDPRVRPSLDRAYGAARSLARLLRGLPAPDPPLPSPPAPLRVRTLPRLLGVLSRFLRGKVRLFLADTCPR; encoded by the exons ATGGGGGCGGCGG ggctgtgcgcgctgctgctgctgctgttgggggtcccggggcgcccccagcccccccccgAGGGCCCCCCCTCGCTCTGCGACCCCCGAGTGATCGAACGCTTCATCCTGGAGGCCCGCGACGCCGAGCGGGGGGCG gccGGGTGCGGCCCCCACTGTGACCTCCCCGAGCCCGTCGCTGTCCCCGACCCCGGCGTCAACTTCAACCTCTGGCAGAGCCTGGAC GCGGGGTCCCGGGCGCAGGAGGTGGCGGCGGGACAGGCGGCGCTGGCGGCCGCGGTGCTGCGGGCGCGGGAGCTGCTCCGGGACCCCCGAGTGCGCCCCAGCCTGGACCGCGCCTACGGCGCCGCGCGGAGCCTGGCGCGGCTGCTGCGGGGGCTGCCCGCGCCG GATCCGCCCCTGCCCTcgccccccgccccgctgcGGGTCCGGACCCTCCCCCGGCTCCTGGGGGTCCTGAGCCGCTTCCTGCGGGGGAAGGTCCGGCTCTTCCTGGCCGACACCTGCCCGCGGTGA